A section of the Malus sylvestris chromosome 17, drMalSylv7.2, whole genome shotgun sequence genome encodes:
- the LOC126610966 gene encoding protein IQ-domain 26-like codes for MGRATRWLKSLLGMKREKEHVDNTSTVSSDRKEKKRWSFAKSGKDTTTNLPPNVPVPADSAWLRSYLADSEKEQSKHAIAVAAATAAAADAAVAAAQAAVAVVRLTSQGGGRGGGGGIMFGKRERWAAMKIQTVFRGYLARKAHRALKGLVKLQALVRGFLVRKRAAATLYSMQALFRAQTTVRYQRARRSFNKENRFLPEINARKSVERFEDARGEFYSRRLSATYETSVNSFDESPKIVEIDTFKPRSRSRRFNTILSDCGEDLPYQTISSPLPCPMPARISIPDSKKPQDFEWYFNGNECKFPTAHNTPRFATSFRSNAPGTPSKSVCGDSFFRPYSDSPNYMSSTQSFNAKSRSHSAPKQRPEPGPKKRLSLNEMMAARNSISGIRMHRSCNQIQEEVSND; via the exons ATGGGGAGAGCTACAAGATGGTTGAAGAGCTTGCTGGggatgaagagagagaaagagcacGTCGACAACACCAGCACTGTCTCCAGCGACCGgaaggagaagaaaaggtgGAGCTTCGCCAAGTCAGGGAAAGACACAACAACTAATCTTCCGCCCAATGTTCCTGTCCCTGCTGACTCTGCCTGGCTCAGATCCTACCTTGCCGACTCAGAGAAGGAGCAGAGCAAGCACGCAATTGCGGTGGCTGCGGCCACCGCAGCTGCTGCTGATGCTGCAGTGGCTGCAGCACAGGCGGCCGTCGCGGTTGTGAGGTTGACAAGTCAAGGCGGTGGCCGCGGCGGTGGTGGCGGGATCATGTttgggaaaagagagagatgggcTGCAATGAAGATTCAAACTGTTTTCAGAGGCTATTTG GCGAGAAAGGCTCACCGTGCTCTTAAAGGACTGGTTAAGTTGCAGGCTCTTGTTAGAGGCTTTCTTGTCCGGAAACGGGCTGCTGCCACTCTTTACAGTATGCAAGCTCTTTTTAGAGCACAGACTACTGTCCGATACCAGCGTGCGCGTCGTTCTTTCAATAAAGAGAATAGGTTCCTACCCGAAATTAATGCCCGGAAGTCTGTT GAAAGATTTGAAGATGCAAGAGGTGAATTTTATAGCAGGAGGCTTTCTGCAACTTATGAAACTTCGGTTAATAGCTTTGATGAAAGCCCGAAGATTGTGGAAATTGACACATTCAAGCCGAGATCCAGGTCTCGGAGGTTCAACACCATATTATCTGATTGTGGCGAAGACCTGCCTTACCAAACCATCTCCTCACCGCTGCCCTGTCCCATGCCAGCTCGTATCTCTATACCTGACAGCAAGAAACCTCAAGATTTTGAATGGTACTTCAATGGTAATGAATGCAAGTTCCCGACTGCCCATAACACTCCGCGGTTTGCCACCTCTTTTCGTTCTAATGCTCCCGGCACACCATCCAAAAGTGTTTGTGGAGACAGCTTCTTTCGGCCTTACTCAGACTCCCCAAACTACATGTCAAGCACTCAGTCATTTAATGCCAAGTCGAGATCCCACAGCGCCCCAAAGCAAAGGCCGGAACCAGGGCCTAAGAAGAGGCTTTCGCTTAATGAAATGATGGCAGCGAGAAACAGCATCAGCGGCATTCGAATGCATCGATCGTGTAATCAAATCCAAGAAGAAGTCTCGAATGATTGA